The Medicago truncatula cultivar Jemalong A17 chromosome 7, MtrunA17r5.0-ANR, whole genome shotgun sequence genome includes the window GAAAATCCATCGCAAACGAACCAATAAAGCCAAGGTCCATGCTATTCAAAAAGAAGCACCGTGAAGGTGCACATGAAGCCTTGTGGCCCTTGCCGCACAGTAGCGCGCCATGATCAAATCCTAGCAGTCATAGTCATCTCTAACGGCGTTCAGGATTTACGTCGCGTAATACATAGGTAGTTATCGAACTCCTTGGCTATATAAGCGTTACTCAACGTCACACACAAGTTACACTTTCATTCACCGAATTAGCTACTAGTTACTATATTAGTCAATTTAGGCTATGAAtgtgtgacatgtggcaaaaaaagATCTTAAGGTTGagatttataataaaaaacaaatttatgctCTCCTCTTTTACGTGTTCCTTCCCACCCTCTCGTTTCATGACCGTCAACCCCCACCTACCGCCACCAATCGCTGTCGTTTCCTTATCCATTCATCGTCTCTCTCCTCTCACTATGGTCTCTGCCCCACCAGCGTATACCGCCGTTTCAAGATTTGTTTCCCCGTTTCCTTCAATCTGCCCTTTTTGGCTGAAACATATTTCGTTGGATGATTATCTCCTTTAATAATCCAACTGTCAACACAAAAACCATCAAAGAAACCAAATCAGAATAGAAACAAGAAAGAATTGTAGTTTTGAGAAGGCTGCAAAACCAAGTTGAAAATCAATAACATCAGCAGCAATGGTTTGAAACGACAGCAACATGACGACGATGAGAGGAAGAGGGGAGATGTTGTTAATAAGGCGATCAGCGGCGACGAACGACAGCGGGTGGAGGTTTATGGCAATGAGAGGAAGGGGAGCAGAAGGACACCTTTTGTTTTGTTACTTTtctttatgaaataaatatttttttttattataaatctCAATCCTAAGATCTTTTTTTGGCACATGTCACACGTCCATAATCTAAATGGAGCATATATGCTCCATTTACCTAATGCTCTATTTAGTCCATTTAAGTTATGGACGTGTGACATGTATGACACAATTAGATACatgctttatatttttcaaatgataattttttaaaattcttttgttaaaattaattaatgatattgtAAATGGTTTATCATTTATGTTGAGTATAACTTGTATATAGATACAAGCGAGGCAAATGGCGAGAAAATTGGGTGTTAAACAATGTGGAGTTCGATTGAAATGTGATAGTCAATGTGCCATTTATTTGGCAAACATTGAGGTGTATGATGCCCAAACCAAACATATTGATGTGAGGTATCACACATTAGAGATTTACTTACACCTTGATAGATATTACATGAAAAAGTTCATACTTTAgaaaatatagttgatgtattGACCAACTTACTCATTTGTAACAAATTGAAGCACCGCTTGGACTTACATGTTTCAAACACTACATATATTTTATGATGTTTCCTGTAATAAGAAATGGTTGGTGGTGACGCTTATCAAACTCAATAAAAGATTGTTTTCTTATTATGCACATCAAACATAGTAGTAATATTGAAAATATCGTGGTTGGGTCATCTGATAATAAAATGGATAGGTGTCAAAGTATTGAACTGGAATAACTTCATTTGTATTTGTTGAATCCTTCTTCTCATCTTTTAAAGGTCCAATTGATACTATTTCAGTTTGACACAACTTTCTTAGCTTGCACACTGCCTTTACAGGATCAATATCCCCCGATAATGTCAATTTCTTCTCTTTCGAGTCTATTGCTACTGATTCAGCCCCtgcaaaatagaaagaaaaaaatgaatcatTTGTGTTAGATGGTTTGTCTATTTATTTACACAAAGGtcaaattaaattagttttCATTCTGGAATGACGAAGTTCAATTACTATTTGAAATAGTTGTAGAATAACTGTGACTGTCAtcgttattaataataattttgccttatttaaaattttttttaataaagttagATTGTGTTAGAAATGGACCTTATCAAATTAATGTAACTTATAGTCATATTATATCTTcgaaatttaaaatcaatcatgatGGTATCGTAAGTGAAGATGATAAAAGATTACAGCAACATTTGATATGTTTAGTTGTCGATTTTTTAATTGTATGctaacggtagttaactaccgctaaaatattttggtcatttccatcTGTAACTTATTAGTCATGTAATTTAGCCACATTACATAGCAGTGGTacttatatgatatatgaaattcaatatatatatacctgGAAGGCTAGATGCTGTCTTCATAACTTTTTGCTTGATTCTATCATTATAAAAGTCCACTTTCAACAacactttctgttaaaaaaaagtaaatcaaaGAATTAAAATCCAGCAATTACTAccattctaaaatataaaaggatGCAAAAAAAgggacaacaacaacataattcatgcatGAAAACATAGTAaattaaatgagaaaaatgaagaagaaaaatggatTTCACGATTCAAATTCTGACCTTCATAATTGTTGAAGTTTGTGCGAGCTAACTAAGAATTATCGATGACAAATGCAAAGGAATAAGAATAGGAGtaagttgatgatgaagttTTGAGTGAAGTGATTTTTTTAGCAATGAAATGGTGAAGTGTCGGtaactatatatataaggtTGATAGGAAGACTTAAAAGACCGTCAAGTCAACTAGTCAATtgaaaaaatgtttctttttcttcaaaagcaTTTGTAACCGTGTGAATGTTAGTTTGAATCATCCTGAAAGTTCCTTCACAGCGTACAAATTAAAAGAGTGAATCAGTCAAATAATAGTAAAAGTTTTGCAATCATTGAAGTTGTTTAGCTTTTTGCTTCGTGGctgcaataaataaatgaaacacACGCTTTGAGTTAGAGCTCCTATTTTGTTAGGTGGGAAATAGTACAATACAATTAATTGGTTAGATGACTAAATAGTATAGATTTGATTAGAAATATGTAAGAGTCTAGTTATATTATTTCTCGTGGAAAACACTATTCCATATGTTATTAGTGAGAAATTTTGTTCAGAATCACATCCATGATATTGAGTTCAATTGTGAGTGGTTTGTCAAAAATGTATTAAGAATAATGTGTTATGaatgaataatattaataacataACGTGGATGTTCATTGTCTATAACCTTTCTATATTCCTAACCTTCTATGAGTAAATGACTTTACTCATTACGTTTGGAATTTAGTCCTATGACTCTTTATGTACTTGTAATTCACAATATTTGTGTCCTATAAATAAGACTTATATACAATGTAAAGAATACACTTAAAAAGAGAATAATACAAAGCTCTCATCTTCTCTATTTTTGATATTGTcatttagtttagtttataaCACGTTATCAGTACGAGGCTCTAGGAGTACTTGAGgtaatattgatttttgttacTTCTTTTATAATGCTTTGTTGAGGTTCTTATCAAATGAGATTTTGTTTTGGTGGATGATAGTTTTCTTGATCCATATTAGTTCAACGTAAGAAATTGTTCATTCTTCATTCATACGATATTCATGATAAATAGTGTCATGAATCCTTCAAATCTCTAACATCTTGTGAGATCAggaaatgtttaaaatatatggGATCATTAGATAACAAGTGAATCAGGAAATCTcttaacaacttattttatacaaaacaacttattgaaaatagtttattatatgcaaaacaacttattgaaaatagtttattatatgcaaaacaacttattttaaaaatatcttattcaaaacagcttagtttatgaaaaacagtttattttaaaaaacaaatcattcaaaacagcttattttaaaaacaacttttttattcaaaacagcttagtacaatcttttttaaaaaaaaataacttattcagaaaaaataagtttgttttcataaaataagttgttttgaataagttgtttttaaaaagaaatcgtaaaaagttgttttgcataagataagttgttttaaataagttgttttttaaaaaagatatcgtaataagttgttttttaaaacgagatcgtattaagttgttttgtataaaatagaTATGGTTactggtttggttcggttcggacAATGGAGGTTATTAACGGTTCAGTTTGGTTAGTGAATTgttatcaaaataattgtccGGTTTGAGAATTGGTAAAATGGTTCAATTAATTTAGATACCGTTCGGTTTGGTTAACCGGTTAGATttggtttttggttatttttgccCACCCTTAATGAACATTTTGGGTGGAGTCTCTCCTCAACCTTTGTCTCCTGAGTAtgttttatttgtgtttgtaatttgtttttggctaccatgagtaactaaaccCTAATTGTGTAGGGTTTTAAGAGGAATCTCTATTTGTTTGGTGGGTCAATTTAATTCACTACAGGAAATGCTGGAATTAGCCAGGAAATTATGCCAGGAGCGTGAACCCCTGGGAAATTTTCCAGGAGTATTgtgatgacatgtcatcttacattattcttagcatgttttttagtttattttagtatGAAATAGCAGCAAAattcaagaggcctcagaaGACTTACAAATGTGAGGAATTCTGTTCCCAAGTCCTGaggcaagttatttgaagacgaagacTTAAAACGACAGAAAATCGGAGAATTTGGACCCAGGAAAGATATCACATGCGCCTAGCACATTTGCAATGTGCGTAGCACATGGAGTAGACATCCATGCGCCTAGCACACTGGTAATGTGCCTCGAGCGCCTGAAAACTTGGGGAACATTTCTCTTTTCCGGTTAGGGTTTTGGGTAAAGCCCGCACTTTTAGCCCAAACTTAGGTAGAAACTCTCACTATAAATATACCAGCCTTCCTCATTCAGaatttctcgttcagaactggagcagttcaagaggaaggctaCTTTGGAGCTTCGGGAGAGTTTCTATCTTCTCATTAactttctagggtatgtttttatcttttatatctTGTTTTTAGTTgccatgtgtaactaaatctttttaggttagcgttctaagatgaacctctgtatatttttgttggatatttatttaatataatttgtcgtttatttaatttatttattcttttgttcgctattaagttttattagatTATAGTTTTATTTCTATGAGAGGTGAAACCCAagattaggtacttaggttgtgacatTACCTAATATTGTTTTCACTAACTgtatgcttatatcttgatatttatatccttTTACTGTTAACTGTCGGTCTAGGAAGTAAGTAATTATTAATTAGCCAAAGAAACCACTGGAATTGTCGACCCGGGACATAGGTAAAAGTGGATGATACCCATTGGGTCGTGTGGTGTATTACTGAAGCTAGGAATTAACTTGTTAGTAATTAGGGAAACAAGCACCTAGCTGTCTTATTTATGGCTATAGTTTAGTAAGACCATTCTCTTGAAACCCTTAGTAAGGTAGACGTAGATTAGGGTTGCCCGTTTCTAGAACTAGTAAGTAAGCGTATAAAGAGTGTGCTATGAGTGTcataagattcatagatgggcaGACCTAAGGGAACCTTGACCTTCATTGCCTTGGGAAACAGTGGAAAgaaaatttaagtttatgtttcaattacctttgaattagcaaGACCCTGCACGTAGGGATCACCGTGCGATCAATAGGTGCAGTTAGCCATCGGAGGGAAAGGCCTAATTAGGTACCCAGTGGATGATGCCCATTGGGTCAGGTGGTGCCCTACCTATTTAGAAAACTCCCAACAACCTCATCACTTATATAGTTTACTAAGATAAATAAACGTgacatttatattattaattatctAACAACAAATATACAGAGGGCATTTGAAGAATCCTAATCACTACTttcttttctgcaaccaaaaacaGGTAAAATCGCTCTGTTggaaacagataaaaattgcaactaCTTTTATACCatcaaacttaaaaaaatacgtAACGAGAATCGTTCGGATGAAAGGACAACCCCtatggatacgatactctacttactaactttattacttgataaaaacGACTGGTACACTTGTCATTGCGCAACTACGCTATTCAAATTAAACATGAGAGTGTGCATCATATTGCCAGAGAAAACCCTTGGCACAAAAACCAGTGTTAACCCATCACATCAGTCCTCTCACTACCGAAGGCGGGAACAACAAATTTCAAACAACcttaaaatttcaaatagtTTGGGAGTTATGAGagagtaaatatatatatatagaaaatgaGGGTAAGTGCAAATTTTCGTGCAAAAACAACTAAGTGAATCGATTCATTAAATGAGTGAATCGATTCAGATAGCAAAAATGTAAGTCAGAGACCAATGAATATTGATACGATTCATTGTAAATGTGAGTCGGTTCAAGTGAGCTCATGATGAAGAATGATGCGATTCAGACTTTGATGATACGATTCAAACAAACATGAATCGATTCGACAGTGATACGACTCAAAAAGTTGTGAATTGTTTCATTGGAAGTCAAAGACCTCTACAATTCATATATATGTGAATCGATTCAGTGACCCAAAACATGAAATTTGTGGCTTTTGATTATTGTCTAATGATTCTTGCAATATGAGTAATATTATTGCCTGAAAATATTTCTTCGGCCTTGTTTATTATTTAGGTTGAGTATGACTTATAGATAGACACAAAAGAGATGCAAATAGCGAGATAATTGGATATTGAGCGGAGTTCGATTGCAATGTGATAGTCAACTTGCAATTTATCTGGCAAACAAATGAGATGTATTTAGataaaaccaaacatattgATGTGAGGTATATCACACGTTAGATAGTTACTTGCATATGGATAgatattacttaaaaaaaaaatcatacttcAGAAAATATAGCTGATGTAGTGACCAAGTCGGTCATTAGTAACAAATTGAATCACTACTTGTCTTACATGTTTCAAGCAGTACATATATTTAATCTTATTAATATATTTCTGATGTTTCTTGTGATAAGAAATCAATTTCTTGCGATGTCTTTGCATGCTTTGGAaggaaggaaaaacaaaatctaattCTAGATCatgagaaagtaaaaataaaattcaaggaaTAAGGGGATGGTAGTCTTTATTACatagtttattataaaaattgtaatggataaaaatggaatttaaatgaaataataagggtaaaattggaagaaaaagtgagaagctataagctcaaacgctacttgaaatagcttctgaaaaatagcttataagctcgtgaaataagctataaactcatggtgaaaagtgttaccaaacagagctttttttgtcaaacgaacttataaactataagttaagagctaaaaactcttttttgggtgttaccaaacagacccataATAGTAATCTTGAAAATATTGTGATGGGGTCATCTGATAATAAAATGGATAGGTTTCAAAGTATTGAAGTGGAATAACTTCATTTGTATTTGTTGAccctttcttctcttcttttagAGGTCCAATTGAAACTATTTCAGTTTGACACAACTTTCTTAGCTTGCACACTCCTTTTATCGGATCAATATCCCCTGATATTGTCAATTTCTTCTCTTTCCAGTCTATTGATACTGATTCAACccctgcaaaataaaaaataaaatattaaacttttATGTTATATGGTTTGTCTTTTAATTTAcacaaaagtaaaattaaattagGCTTCATTCACAGACAACGGAGTTCAAATTTGAAATAGttataaaataactattatttaagttttttttttttttatgaacttaGATTGCGTTAGAAGTAGACCTTAtcaaattaatgtaagttagaGTCATGTTATGTACCTGAAAGGCTAGATGCTGTCTTCATAACTTTTTGCTTGATTCTATCATTATAAAAGTCCACTTTCAACACTACTTTCTGTTAAAAAGTAAATCAAAGAGTTAAAACCCAACAATTAATTACTTccattctaaaatataaaaggatATAACAGCAAGAAAAGGGacatcaacaacataatttattcatgaaaacaaaataaattaaatgagaaaagtgaaagaagaaaaatggctTTCAAGATTCTAATTCTGACCTTCATTGTTGTTGAAGTTTGTGCGAGCTAACTAAGAACTATTGATGACAAATGCAAAGGAATATGAAGAGGAGCAAGTTGATGATGAAGTTTTGAGTGAAGTGTTTTTTAGCAATGAAGTGGTGATGAAGTAAAGATGAGAATTGGTAACTATTTATACAAGGTAGATAGGAAGACTTGCAAGACCGTCAAGTCAACTAGTcaattgaaaaatattgttttttcttaaaaagtatattttggaagcatatcattttttaataaccGTGTGAACGTTGGTTTTGAATCATCACGAAAGTTCCTTCACAACGTACAAAAGAGGGAATCAGTCAAATAATAGTAAAAGTTTTGCAATCATTGAAGGGTTTTTGATTAAAAGTTGTTTACTTTTTGCTTCGTGGCAGCATCTCATAGTATCATAAATGAATGAAACACGCGCACCTATTTTTTTAGGTGGGAGATAGTAAAATACAATTAATTGGTTggatagaaaatagaaaaataaaaaccaagactagttgagagttttttttttaagaagttaaaatgtattaaaataCTGAAAGCCGGGAGATTTCAGTATAAGGAGTGTCAAATCCCAGCTGAAACAGTCAATTACAAGTAATAACAAAAACGGGGAGCcaaaacaagctcaaaaaagaaAGCTACCCTATTACAAAAATATTCCCAAACAAGGTAAAGGATTCAACCACCACGAATGGTAGGAGAGAACAAAACTATGACGATTTTCTTTCAGCCACCAGTGAGATTGAAGCTTAACTTTATCTAGCAATTGATTAAAAGAAGCTTTTTATTGGTAAAGATTTAAGCATTCCTTTCAAGTCAAATCACTCACACACAAGATAACCAAATAAGGTTAAGAGTTAAGTGTCTACTGTTAGAAAAACCGCTAAAGGTGCCAAGTTGATATAAATGGTCTGACACATTTTTAGGAAACACTATGTTGTAACCAAGCCAGTGAGAGATACCAAACCAAAGTTTGCCAAAAAATCACAAGAGAGGAATAAGTGATTTGCATCTTCTATTGTACCGCAACGACCCACACATAACTAAGCATTCGGATGTAAAATGTGTATTTTGATTAGATTGTCCGTTGTTGGTAATCTATCACGTAACAAGCGCCACGCGAAGAGACTGATTTTCAGGGGCACTTCCTTGTTCCAAATTTCAATGATGTTAGTAACCGCCAAGTTGTTGCTGGTTGATGTCAACATATGGTTATAAGCACTTGAGACATTATAATTGTTGAAGGCATGTAAGTGCCAAATGCACCTGCCAGGATGAGTAGGCTGCAAAACAATATCACAACATTCATGCACCTTTtcctcctcccaagctaacAAATGACGCCGCCAGTGCCAAGCTACACCCTCAACCCCCCCACTCAAGAGAATACATTTCAGCCACCGTTGCCATTTTATTAGTAGCAAGATCAAAAAGGCGACTGAAACTATTCTTCAAAACTAACCCGTCAATCCAAGGATCCCACCGAAATAAAGTTTGGGCACCATCTCCCACCTCTCCTCCACCATTATCATCAAACCACCTCCCACACCAGCCCCATTTTGaacatttatcaaattattcCACCAAACAGAGTTAAACCTCCCCTCCTCAGCAATTTTCCCTCCTATACCTCGCTGTATCTGGCTAATAAAACTCTATACCACAAACTCCTATTCTCAACCCGCATTCGCCAAATCCATTTACCAAGTAAAGCCAAATTAAATTCCCTAATCCTCCGCACTCCTAAACCGCCTTCCTCCTTTTTGGAACAAATAGTGTCCCAGTTAATCCAAGAATTTTTTCAAACCTCCTCACAACCCCCcccgccccccccccccccccccccccccccccagaaaaatcaattaaataaagattcaatAGAAGAAATGATACCTGcaggagctttgaagaaggaaagaaagtagacCGGAAGAGAGGACAAGACAGACTTTAGGAGAACTAAACGGCCACCCAAAGAAAAATTTCTACTCTTCCGATCCCATAATCTTGATATAATACGATCAATCAACAGTtaccaaaattttaattttcgagGATCAccactagagctgtcaaaacgggccgggccttacgggccggcccgtttagcccgat containing:
- the LOC25499919 gene encoding heavy metal-associated isoprenylated plant protein 39 yields the protein MKKVLLKVDFYNDRIKQKVMKTASSLPGAESVAIDSKEKKLTLSGDIDPVKAVCKLRKLCQTEIVSIGPLKDEKKDSTNTNEVIPVQYFDTYPFYYQMTQPRYFQYYYYV
- the LOC25499920 gene encoding heavy metal-associated isoprenylated plant protein 39; translation: MKKVVLKVDFYNDRIKQKVMKTASSLSGVESVSIDWKEKKLTISGDIDPIKGVCKLRKLCQTEIVSIGPLKEEKKGSTNTNEVIPLQYFETYPFYYQMTPSQYFQDYYYGSVW